A segment of the Aromatoleum aromaticum EbN1 genome:
CGCGCTCGATGCGCCACTCGGCGCGACCGCCCGGCGGCGTGGAGGCGATCGCGTTCTCGGCCAGCGCCCACATCACCTGCTGCAGCAGCCCCGGATCGCCGGTGATGCGCACCGGATCGGCGGTGATCGTGCTGTAGAAGCCGATGCCGCGCGCATCGATCGCGGCGCGCAGGCCGTCGACGACGCCCGCGAGCAGCGCGACGAGGTTGATCTGCTGCGTCGCGAGACCGCGTTCGGCGCGCTCGACTTCCTGCTGCTGGCGCTGCAGCTGCCACAGCTGCGCGTAGATCCCGCCCTGGCGCAGCAGGTGGTCGTGCGAGCCGCGCTCGACGACGCGGCCATGTTCGAGCACGAGGATCTCGTCCGCGTCGACGACCGTCGACAGGCGGTGCGCGATGATCAGCGTCGTGCGCGTCTTCGCCAGCCGGTCGAGCTCGTCCTGGATCGCCCGTTCGGAGCGCGTGTCGAGCGCCGACGTCGCTTCGTCGAACACCAGGATCGGCGGATTCTTGAGGATCGCACGCGCAATCGCGATGCGCTGCTTTTCGCCCCCCGACAGCATCACTCCGCGTTCGCCGACTTCGGCGTCGTACTGGTTCGGCAACGCCGAGATGAAATCGTGCACGTGGGCGGCCTTCGCCGCGTCGATCACTTCGGCGAGCGAGACGCCGGGACGCCCGTAGGCGATGTTGTATGCGACGGTGTCGTTGAACAGGATCGTGTCCTGCGGCACGATGCCGAGCGCCGCGCGCAGGCTGCGCAGCGAGACTTCGCGGATGTCCACACCGTCGATCAGGATGCGTCCGCCGCCGACCTCGTAGAAGCGGAACAGCAGCCGCGCCAGCGTCGATTTGCCCGACCCGCTGCCGCCGACGACCGCCACTGTGCCGCCGGGAGAGATCGTGAAGCTCACGTCCCACAGGATCTGCCGGTTCGGCTCGTAGCCGAAGTCGACGTGCTCGAAGCGCACCTCACCGCGCGAAACCGCGAGGTCCGCGGCCTGCGCCGCTTCGCCGATCTCGGGCTTCTGTTCGAGCAGGCGCAGCATCTTCTCGGCGTTGACCGCCGCATCACGCGTCTGGCGAAAGACGAAACCGAGCGAGTTCAGCGGCAGGCAGATCTGGATCACGTAGGCATTGACCAGCACCAGGTCGCCGATCGACATCGTGCCCTGCACGACGTTCTGCGCCGCCAACAGCATCACGACGGCGACACCCACCGCGATGATCGCGCTCTGGCCGATGTGCAGCATCGACAACGCCTTCTGGTTCTTGACGCCGACGTCGACCCAGTCGTCGAGGATGGTGCCGAAGCGTCGCTGCTCGTAATGCTCGTTGGTGTAGTACTTGACTGTCTCTTGGTTCAGCAGGCTGTCGACGAGCCGGCCGTTGGCGCTCGAATCGAGCTCGTTGAGCGCACGCTGGTAGATCGCCCGGCGCTCGGTGAACAGCACCGTGAAGCTCGTATACACAAGAAAGGTCGCGAGGATGACGCCGGTGAACCAGTCGCTGTAATTGAGCGTCATGATCACGATCACCGCGATGATCTCGATCATCGTCGGCAGGATCGTGAACAGCCCGACGCCGAGCAAAAACCCGATGCCCGCCGTGCCGCGCTCGACGTCGCGCGTGACGCCGCCCATGCGGCGCCTGGCATGGAAACGCGAGCTGAGGCGGTGCAGGTGCTGGAATACGTCGAGGAGGAATCCCGACACCGTTTTCTGCGTGACGAGCACGAACACCACGTCGCGCACTTCGCTGAAGAACGTGCCGAGAAAGCGCAGCAGCGCGTAGCCGAGCAGCAGGAAAACCGGCAGGACGGCGACCGGTGCGGCGCCGAGGTTGTCGATGATCGCTTTCAGCGCCAGTGGCACCGCGACCACGGCGAGCTTCGCGAGGACGACCAGGCCGAGCGCAGCGGCAGTGCGCTGCGGATAGCGAAGCACCGCTGCCGACAGCAGGCGCAGGACGAAGCCGCGCGTCGAGGGCGGCGAGGAAGCTCTCATCGGGGCGACGGTCCTGTGCTCGGCGCCCGCGCTGCGGGAGGCCGATCGTTCGGCAAAAAAACAGGGCCGGGGCGAAATCCGCCGCCGGCCCTGGCCTCTCATGCAGCGGATCAGTGGCTCGGAGGCTGCCAGTAGTTCTGCTGGCCGTAATAGGCGTGTATTTCACTCGCCCAGGTGGTGTCGGCCATGCTCGGCCAGTGGTCCTTGTCGAATCCCGGAGCGTTCTTCAGCCGTTCGGCGTCCACGTCGAGGATGAAGCACTTGCGGTCCGTATCGAGCGTCAAGGCGCCCCACGGGATCGCAAAGAGCTTGCGCCCGAGACCGAGGAAACCACCCGTCGACAGCACTGCGTACGCGACCCGGCCGCTCTGCACGTCGATCATGACCTCCTTGATATTGCCCAGGTCTTCGCCGGCACGATTGACGACGTCATCGCCTTCCAGCGTGCTCGCCGCCATGACCTGGGGGCCGGGTCCGCTGCGGTCTTCGTTTCCCGAACCGACGATGTCGGCGTGTTGAGTGGTAGTGGTGGTGGTGCCGGGAGGATTGATGCTTGCCATGTCATTGCTCCTTTTGGATGAAAGTTCCACGATGAAGACGGCCGGACACCGCGCGCGACGTCCGGCCGGCCCTGCTCACTCCCTGCTTTGTCCTTTCGACTCGCCG
Coding sequences within it:
- a CDS encoding ABC transporter transmembrane domain-containing protein, yielding MRASSPPSTRGFVLRLLSAAVLRYPQRTAAALGLVVLAKLAVVAVPLALKAIIDNLGAAPVAVLPVFLLLGYALLRFLGTFFSEVRDVVFVLVTQKTVSGFLLDVFQHLHRLSSRFHARRRMGGVTRDVERGTAGIGFLLGVGLFTILPTMIEIIAVIVIMTLNYSDWFTGVILATFLVYTSFTVLFTERRAIYQRALNELDSSANGRLVDSLLNQETVKYYTNEHYEQRRFGTILDDWVDVGVKNQKALSMLHIGQSAIIAVGVAVVMLLAAQNVVQGTMSIGDLVLVNAYVIQICLPLNSLGFVFRQTRDAAVNAEKMLRLLEQKPEIGEAAQAADLAVSRGEVRFEHVDFGYEPNRQILWDVSFTISPGGTVAVVGGSGSGKSTLARLLFRFYEVGGGRILIDGVDIREVSLRSLRAALGIVPQDTILFNDTVAYNIAYGRPGVSLAEVIDAAKAAHVHDFISALPNQYDAEVGERGVMLSGGEKQRIAIARAILKNPPILVFDEATSALDTRSERAIQDELDRLAKTRTTLIIAHRLSTVVDADEILVLEHGRVVERGSHDHLLRQGGIYAQLWQLQRQQQEVERAERGLATQQINLVALLAGVVDGLRAAIDARGIGFYSTITADPVRITGDPGLLQQVMWALAENAIASTPPGGRAEWRIERVGERLRVSFIHAGKTADAEPPPAAGVPQLDLTRIRAIVEQHHGTIELRRDPDGDVRAVVEFPLRGTTAIGAAAAQGGAEPVAGTPALAAPSISGINVLVVDDNAEIRAQLEALLNRHGALSRSSPSGAAALQGLFALPRSRWPDILVCDVALGDEEDGYEVIRQLRRFEVEHGFGLAERLPAVALSAYRGDHRMRAMLAGFQVCIAKPVDADELVAVIANLAGRRTDVPAPPALEPPP
- a CDS encoding PRC-barrel domain-containing protein gives rise to the protein MASINPPGTTTTTTQHADIVGSGNEDRSGPGPQVMAASTLEGDDVVNRAGEDLGNIKEVMIDVQSGRVAYAVLSTGGFLGLGRKLFAIPWGALTLDTDRKCFILDVDAERLKNAPGFDKDHWPSMADTTWASEIHAYYGQQNYWQPPSH